GTAACACAATACAAAAAGGTCCAGTTAGAGGAGTGTCTGCACAAAAGTAAGAAAATCAACAGACCAAATAGTAGAAAATAGCACTCTGGAGAAGTTATTCTTGCATTATGCTGTCTGACGTTAACAAGATCATAAACTTACCGATCCATAGCGGGCTCTGGCTCACCGTGTATCTCCCTggaaggcaaggcaaggcaagctGTGTTAGACTTTTTACTGTGGGTTGTAGCAGTCAATAAGCTGGATGCTATCCAGTGAACAAgatctttgcagtttttatAAGTGTATGAAGCTGATCTTTCTGACTCACAGCACTGGAGGGCTTTGGATTTATTGACCAGGTGTGCCCTGTTTTCTATTGTACGGCAGCATTACCTCGTTCGTAGCCCTCCTCctatgttttgttattgttaacATTAACCTACATTTCTCTCGTGCTCTCAAATTCCGTCCCTCAGTTTGTGATGAAAAGATGTGAGATTTAAGACATTCTCATATTTTCCAAACCTGATagtggtggtggttgtgattgtctgtgtctgtgtgtcctcaAGGCTGCAAAACAAAGGACAATCCTGTATTATAATATGTATGGTAGGACAAATTTAGAGTCAAAATACAAGTTTAGAGGAAGTTGATTATCCTCAGACCAAGCCGCGAGGAACGTGGATTTAACTTGCTTTCAATTAAATGCTTGACAGGCACTGAATTTTAAGGTTCTATAATCACATCTGGAAAAATAGTGGAAAATAAACAGGTTTAATGTGCATTTAATGAACCCAGCCTGTGGGGAtacctttcctcctcctcctcctcatctccctgGTCTGAAGAATAGGTGGTAGTGTAGACAGTGGGTGACGTCCACCGGTCCCATGGGGAGTCATTCTCCTTGGATCTTTTGTACAAACCAAACATAAcatgagagacagaaaaactctctatttgttaaaaaaataaaaaataaaagcgtGGAGGGGATCTGCTTACCCCAGTTGTGGGTCAAAGTTGTAACAAATATGTATCTGACCTATTTCTGTGAGCACCAGTGCACAATGATTTCTGGCTCGCTGAATAGATGCAAAAGCCTCCTTTCTCCACCGTAGTGGTAAGAGTGCACGGGGAGGAGGTTATGGGATAAAAGGAGCAGATATGCACACGGAGCTTTTAATAAAAGAATGACTTACTTTCGCTCAAACATGACCGTCATGTTTTGATATTCATCTTGGCCCTCTGGTTTAGCTTTGTCTCTGAAAGGGGACGTACATTGAAAGGCTTTTAGTGGCTAATGCACATGGATGGGTGCATGTAACTGAATGAAACATAGTAGAGCACACTGTGTGGAAGTGTGCGAGAGAGTCAAAGTGTGTCATCACCTCTCTTCTGTGTAAGTCCGCTCAGTAGTACTGGTGTCCCACGTGCGTGTCCACGACCGCCGAGTGCTGAGGCTGGAGAGCAAGAGTGGAGAGACAATGCAGAAGTTATGATCAGACAATCATCGGTGCAGAGATTATTTTCAGCAAGACCCCAGtttttctcctccatctctcatACATGTATTCATAACACAATTATACACTTGAATAGATGAATACCTTTTAACCTCAGTGTTTATGGGGATTACATCATCTGCGAGGGATTCCAAAGCATTACTGCTCATAGTGTAACATAAAAGAGGGAAAATGAAatgtaagaattaaaaaatgcagGTTAGCCGGGAAGGTTTAAATCTCACACTGAGAATTCCAGTGCAAGTCCAGATGCGGACCTTTGATTCATGCTGTTtcccactgtctctctctaccaATTCATAATTTGACAGTGAGGGTTTCAAACTGTTCATCAGACAATTTCAATGTTCTATtttctgaagaagaagaagagtaggGTTTTCTgtcacaacttcaccaactaccaaggtgcatgaagagtgaaagacttgaagaggtcaaaaagctccagcagcacttgtagtatgaagactAACTTCATTAACTTTATAAGactgaagcatttcggcttgtggccttcatcagggccatcctgatgaaggccacttttctattttctgaAACATTGTATGACTCCCCCAAGGTTGTAATGGATAATTAATTGCTGCTTTTCTCAATAGCTGACTCAACAAAAAAACGTACGATGTGTCTTCACTTGGATCTTTGTTCTCAGTGGAAGTTCTTGacacccttaaaaaaaaataaagaaatgaaaccaGTTGGAGTGTGACAATAAGATGTTGGCACAGAACTAACAAACTGCTGGTTATGAATACAATTCTGGCAAAAACCAACAAAATGAGGCAGTTGTAGGAACGTGTACAGTAACATGGCAGCATTGTGGTAAAAACAGAGGTTATGAAAGTGATAAATGGGGAATTTGCATGATCATTTCAGTACCTGTTGATGGAAATATCTTCTAGCGGCTGGAGCAGGTCAGAGGAGCTGCAATGGAGGAAAGTGGCTCATAATCAGAAAGTGCTGCATTATGCATGCTGAGATGCTATCTGGCTGGCTGGAAAACAGTCACAGCTCCAAACCAATATGATTACCTGTTAGGGGATGTGGTCCCTATCGGATATGGATCAAACGTATCAGCCGAGCTGAAAAACAATTTCACACTGATTTCACTCTCAATTGTCAGCATGGCCCGTCTTGTGTCGAAGGAATTCTGATCACATTGACTCATAATGGAAAGATTTAATGCAGTTTGAATggtaaacagaaacacagaggaatCCGGGCCAAACTTAATCAAAGTCAGAATCTGGAAGTCTTTGACAATTGGAAAGACAATTCTGCTGCTGAATGGTAAAATCTGCGtgtttcatgttgtgttcactgaAAATGAACCCTGGTTACGGCCTATATCAATTACTTACTGCTAAACAGATGCTTCAAATGATTAAGTATGttttacaaaacaaagaaaaaacattcctAAGATATCACTGAATTTACCAAAATGCACTGTATCTTACATTCTTTTAATTGAatgagatttttattttacacatcaTCAATAGAATATATAGTACACTACTCTTATATTCGAATACAAGTATCAATGTTTGGTGTTGCTGTAGATTAAATACCGTGATTCGGTGACTGTGGTTGTTTTCACACGTGAGCTCCAGCGATCTGCAATGTCCTCCTCGCTGCACGgaggcagaagaaaaaagaaaagtagggAGGGTGGTACGGATGAATGGCacgattggggggggggggggggggggggagagcaAATAAAGGTTAGTGTGGTTTTTCTCATAAACTATTTAAAAGAGCAGTCCATTAGAAAAGCTTGAAACACACTGCACTATTTAAGGGGCATGAAAGCCGTCTGAAAAGAGCACAGAACAGACTGGTTCTGTGTGAGTGCGTTCTGATACCTTTTGTCAGTACTGATCACAGTTTTGGTGGTTACAGTGACAGTCTCTGTAGAGCTGGCGGGCAGAGAGAAATAGCGCAGTTGCAGGCAGAGTTAGTATAAAACATTACAAGGCATATCTGAATAGAAGGCATTTTCTGAGCAAGAACATCTCTGCACAGATAGATAATTGTTTAAGAGCAGCCTGTCATCTCCCGTCtacctttgtgtttctttggctGTCTCATCTGTCggtttctcctcctctggctGCATGCTGAGGCTggcacagacaaaaacaaaagccgCAATACTAATCAGTACAGAACATTCTCTTCTATTTCCAGTCGCACAACAGATAAGACGTGGCTTTCTGTTTCAAAGTATTACTCGGGTCGATTGAGGAAAGTGTGACACTGTTTCAATCTCAGAAGAAGCAGGGGTTAAAATAGAATCCTAGAAGAGGGGGAGTCCTGATTTATGGATCAAACCTGAGGTGGGATGGGATTTATTAAACATCTAACACCTCAGGGAAGCTTGGCCCCTTCATCTGTGGGGATAAGAAtacattttacagaaaaaaaagggaggggggggggggggttaagcaGAGGCCGTGAGTAGTGTGTTTCTTTCTCACCTGCGTGCCTCTGTGTTCATTATTATGACATCATTAGCCAGGAGATCCAGGGTGCCACTGGACTTTGCTGGCTTTGACTCACTgcaaacatcaaacacaaaagTCAAACGCAGAAGAGGCTGTGTGCAAGCTCCCTCGACAATGCAAAACTAATTCATGGTGAGGTGAGTTAAGGTAAAGCCTTGGCTTGCTACTGACAAGGGAGTTATTGATTTTCCACTGATGAAAGGATAATTCTTTGCATAACTCTGTATTTGGGGCTTGGGTGGGAAAGAGCTCTTTCTTTTACCTGTCTGGTCCGCTAAGCAGATACTGACTCCAGCGTCCCGGGCTGGGGGGAACGGGCTCTGCTGACTCCTTGGGACTgctgaggagggaggaggagggagaggaggggggaagtgGAGAATGTGTTAAACAAAAAGGGATTTAGGATTCAGAAGAGATTTCAGAACAAGAACGGGCCAACTGAGGTAGAGGGTAGGAGGAGATCATAAGAAGTCCAATAGTGCCACCTAGTGGGTAAAATGTATAGATTTTCAAAAGTGGCAAAATGGTATTTTTAACAAACCCTTCAGTAAGAGACAGGAGATCGTCTGTAATTGGTATACAGTTGCTGATCTTTGGAGTTGGCTCTTCTTCATCACTGTAGACGGtaaaaaagggcaaaaaaaatGAGTGCATGTGCTTTGGCTTAAATGCacgcattttttttaaagatattttttggggggtattgttgcctttttggataggacagctgaagcgagacaggacatgttggtaggagagagagggaatgacataacgaggactacagcctctgttcatgggtCGCACAACATAACCACTTAGCTATCCGGCTCCCCAATGCATGCATTTTGCAATTACATTGTTAAGATAGATACCACATTTAATCAGTTCTAATTGGACACCCTCTTGTGTGAGGAAGTTTAATGCACCTTAAAATGAAGTGGTGGGTAATTTTGTGATAACTTTGATGTGAACACAGTGGCAGGTTGCCATTATATTTTCTCCTGCCAACCCTGCTATGACATGAGTGAGGAAGTTGTTGGTCTCATACCCCTCCTCTGCGGTGCGAGTGTCCGCTGAGCCCCCTTCTTCCTTTGCCAGGTCTGGCTCGTTATCTTTCAAGCTGGAGAGGAAAGCAACTTTAATTATCAGATGGCCTGTTGTTGAGGCTGGAGGCAATAACCCAATCgtctttcttcattttttttctacattaaCTTTTGCGGCAtttatctttttctgtttgtacaaTACCTGCTTGGACTTGTGTTGAAAGAAATGAGGGTGTCGGACAAGGCGCTCAAAGTGTCAACACTGGAGCTGTGGAAATAGATGGAGAACAAACATTTGGCATTCCAGGGCAGCTTTCAATCATATGtgtgacaaagaaaaagagcaaacacTCGACAATAACCATTTGAAATACTACTTATAGCTTATCTTAGGAATATGATATctaattgttaaaaaaatatttggtgTGACATTATTTGATGTTCGAGGTTCATTTTCACAAAGATACAACATTTTGATCCAAGATATAGATCCTCTATGTGAGTAGAAGTAAAAATGAGTACAGAAAATTACATTAGAAGTACAAGTTCTGCTTGACTGCCTAAGGATTCTGCATTTTTGAGTGCatatgtatactgtatatgtatatactgtgtatatatatatatatatatatatatatatatatatatatatatatatatacactagggctgtcagcattaactagtcaCACTTAATTAAAGTCTGAATTGAatgcattcatgtttttaatcgtgattaatcgcATGCTATCTTGTCTCTTTAGGCGCACAGTGGATAAGCCTCTGaggtgtctccctgtagtcacagtgattgaaaagaacgacactgctgcatctttgaattcttcatttcactttaaaactcagacagctcagctgattAAAATTAATATCCAcctgacatttcattttttaaccattcctttgagctgttattattattattattattattattataagttaAAATCATGACCTTCGATCTACAAGAAGGGTCTTACTTTAGATCAAAATCAAAGACTAacaatttttttctttaaacgtGAATAATgctattttaaacatttgattaaaaatatgattaatcatgattacCTATTGAAATTTTGCGATtaattgcaataaaaaaatgtttgacagCCCAACTATATACATAAGAACTAGTGTCACATCGGTGTATGTCATGCAGATATATATTTTGCTTTTTGTATGTTATATTCATAGAGCTCTTTTAACCTCTGATCATGTAGAAGACGTATGGAACTGCCTCACATCATGCCAGTGTGCAGTAACTTCTCATCCCTCTTTATAGAATGCATACAGTCATTGAGCATTAGATGCATATATTGTTTAAAACGAAAAAGGTGGCTCCTCAGCTGTGGAATGACCTGCTTGAGGATCTCATAGCTACATcagtatctttttttaaatcactttaaaaaacatatttttatcaaAGGCCTCCTTGCAATCCTTGTTTTATCCTACTGTTTTTGTGCTCTACTGTCAACTTTAGTCAATCTTTGTCTGAGTTGTTTCTATTTTAATCTGTGTTTGattactgttgttttattttcatgatttaaaaaggattttattgttgtgtgttttactgttgggattttatattctgtaaagcactttgtgacgttggttttgataagtgctttataaataaactgtattattattataattgaGAAGTTAAAAGTGTCAAGAAATGCTTCAGTTGCTGCAAACATTTCTCTCTGCAGACCTTTTTTGCTCTCTGTAACTGCACAGTTATTTCTCTGAACCATGTTCTCAACTATCCTATTAacagaatttgaaaaaaaaaaggcacaaatcCTGTATTCAACTACGTTACAAAAGACAAAGTGAACTGCTTAACTGTCATTGAAAGTACCAAGAGTTTTGTGATGCTGAAAAGAAAACGTgcttaatgaaataaaatgactgATATAAGTGTTATATGatgatgtgtttaaaaatacattcattacCAATGATGCATCAATGAGTAATACGTTGTTTACTGTTGTATTTTATTGAGCTGgagctgtttttattaaaatataaaatatttggTGTTTCTCTTTCATAACAAGGCACAATGTTATATAATGAAGTTCATATTAAGTAAGTAACAGCAGAACACTGATGGAAGTTACAAGCATCTTAAACCTATACCTATATCTGAACTAGAATACGCTATGAATGGAATGAATGGCTTTGTGGATATCTTACCTTGGCTTTGGAGATGGTTTTGTATTCACTGTGATCTCTCTTACAGCAGACACTGGGATTGGCACAAATGGGACAGGTGACACAGGGGTGGGAGACACAGGAGTAGGTGAAAGTGGGACTGCTGGAGCCGGGGTAGGAGACACAGGAGTGGGTGAAAGTGGGACTGCTGGAGCCGGGGTAGGAGACACTGGAGTGGGAGAAAGTGGGACTGCTGGAGCCGGGGTAGGAGACACTGGAGTGGGAGAAAGTGGGACTGCTGGAGCCGGGGTAGGAGACACTGGAGTGGGAGAAAGTGGGACTGCTGGAGCCGGGGTAGGAGACATAGGAGTGGGAGAAAGTGGGACTGCTGGAGCCGGGGTAGGAGACACAGGAGTGGGAGAAAGTGGGACTGCTGGAGCCGGGGTAGGAGACACAGGAGTGGGTGAAAGTGGGACTGCTGGAGCCGGGGTAGGAGACACTGGAGTGGGAGAAAGTGGGACTGCTGGAGCCGGGGTAGGAGACACTGGAGTGGGAGAAAGTGGGACTGCTGGAGCTGGGGTAGGAGACAATGGAATGGGTGAAAGTGGGACTGCTGGAGCCGGGGTAGGAGACAATGGAGTGGGTGAAAGAGGGACTGCTGCTGGGGTGAGGTCAACCAGAGGTGTTTCATCTTGCACTGCAGATTTTAAATCTTTTGGTTCAGGGATGAATACAGGGAGAGGGGTGGCCACCTTGGTGCACCCTGGTTTCATACCTTCAAAAGGGTTTTTTTCTGGGACAGATGCTGGATATAGGTCTTCTTTGGCGGGCTCCAGGGcggctttcttcttctccaccttTGGTGCAACTGGCTTATTAACGATGGCATCAACAGCTTTCTTAACATCTGAGTCGACCCTGCAGGCCAACGAGATGAATTCATAAAAAAGAGGTAGCAGGAGACACATTCTGCAGTAAAAGTAGAAACTTTGTCCAGGACTTACGGTGGCCGTGGTTTGGGCCTAGGTGCAGAGGCAACAGATGTGACTGGGGCgacagaggaggggggcggAGAGCTCACAGGTGCTGGAGTCGCAGCACTTTCATCATCATCTGTTAACGCCACCCTGCAAGATTGTAGCCAAGCATGGAGATCCATGATCACACACTTGGACtctcaggcttttttttattgcttataTGTAATATtagagattctttttttttttttttttaattttttttaccttttagcaACAAAAGCTAGACTGTTGTTGACTGGTGAAGAAGTATCAGGTTCTTCTGGTTTTgtcctgtgatttttttaacatatagaTTCAattttaagaaaacattcaCTATTTATAGTCACATTAAAAGGAAAATTGTACGTTTCAATGtgaagtaaattaaaaaaaaacatttcttcattatttGATTAGAGAATTACAATGAGATCATTAAGATTAGAATAAGGAGTGTGACATGAGACACATACTCGTATTTCTTAGCAGCAGAAAGCACATAAGACCGTTGCCGGCCTGCAGAATTCTTCAGAACATTGCTGGCTGCCTCCGTCCTGCGAATAATGAATCATTATGATGTTAATGTAATCTCTACTTTTGGCATGTGAGTTCAAATTGGGTAGTGTTCTACTCGTGAGGAGAGTCTTACcgcttctccttctcctctgggCTAAGCTGGCTCTCCTGGCTCTCCAAAGTGGGCTTCACGGTGTAGGGGGCTCTGAACAACAGAAGCAAAAACAGACCtggcattaaaaacacattcagcaaCCAGCGAGTTTAATGCATATCTGTTCTGTGTGCGCTCACATTTTCTTGTAGCTCTCTGAAGGTTTTTTGGTGAATTGTTTTGTTccactgtaataaaaaaaaaaagacagataacACTGATGTGGAAACCAGAAAAGTCATTTCAAGTTTTCTGAAGTATTAAAGTGAGAGACGCTCTTACCTTGGGCCGTTAGTTGACGGTGTGTTAGTGGGAGGCTTGTCTAGTTTAGTGAAAACGCCtctgaaagaaagaacaaaatgcGTAAAAATACAAGAATAATAACCCATggattaaatacaaaaatacccCATATAGTGCAATTTTCAGCACtcaattcaatttcaaattTCAAGTTTAAATTAGCACATGCTGGTCTTACCTTATCAGGTATCCTGGTTTTGGTGCACTATGAGGACAAACAGACTTATTATCAACACAATTCTGTTGACTGGGACACTACCAAGTACTCAATAGATAACTGTGACATCAGAAACTTGTGTTTACCTCTGGGTCTCAGAGTTGGTGGGAGGCGGGGTGGGTTTTGTTGGTGATGAAACTGGACTCGTCTCAGCAGGAGCTCCATTGACACGGCTGGCCCTCACTTCTGCCAACCTGTTTGGACACacagaaacttgtttttgtccATTCAAGTGGCCGAATTATGATAATATGCACAGAAATTGAAGCCTGTATTGTAGGCCTACCAtggcttttcttcttcttgttcatcGTCAGGTTCACTGCGGCGCTGCAACCAGCTTCCATCATCCCTCAACCTGGTCCTCACTTTGGTAGTACGAAACACTTCTGCTTTTCCTGCCCCTGACACACAAATAGTATAATATCACATAATCTGGGATATAATACACGATGTAGAATGCATTTAATGGCGTCTTTAATCACTGACTGCTTGATCCAGCTGCTTGTTGGACCTATATTATTCAGCCCCCTTTTGGACCACACATCACACAATCAAATAATCTTATTATGTATTAAAAGAGGGGCGATGGCAGATGCCTAGAATTTACACAGTCATAAGTCTAGCCCAGAGACACGCCCTCAGATGCCCTCTGCTTTCAAACACGTCATCACATTCAGATCTGATCTATCAGCCTGCTTACCTTTTGACATGCTTGTTCTAGAGGTTTCTATCTGTTCTTTACAAGCcacctgaaaaagaaaattgttaaaacaacacagataaaGAGCTTGTGTTAGAAGAAGAAGTGCAATTTACATCAGTTTGTTATAACACTCAATTTTTAAAATGGGCCTTTCTACACTTTGTTCCCTCCCAATAAGGAACATGTGCTCTGTAAAGCATTCCTCAGTCTCATCCTTTAGACATGTTGATGATCCAGTCCTACCACTTTCCAAAAGATACTGCTGTTGCCTAAATATGAATGGACATCCAAATTCACAACAATACTTATATCATCTTTTGTGGTTAGATACAAAATATTCTAGCATAGAATTATACCTCTGATTGGACAAATACAAATTATTTTCACAAGTATCCAGATAAGCGTTCTCTCCATTTATTAATGGGTGAAAAAACATACAGCTCAGGGGGAAACTCACTTCCCTGAAGGaactaaagacaaaaaaaagacaaaactaatGAAGCACAGTCGAGTTTTGCCTTAACTGAAAATAGGCCCAGACTACAACTAATGCAAAACTTGTGGAGTACTGCCAAATTCAAAATGCAAATATAACTTATAAAACTCCTGGGGCTAAGAATCCACTTTATCTAAAACACGTCGTCACAATTTCTCTTGAGGAATTTGTCCTCCGCATTGGTGACAGTGCAAATACACTGAGGGCTCAGAAGGCATATTTATCCAAGGGTTACTGTCCGTTCACACAAGATAAATGATTGCTGAAGAGCACTAACAGTTCTGGGGCAGGACAGGCAACTCTCAAGTTAGGGAAACACCCAGAAAGACAAGAGGGCAAACACAGTTAACATTATAAACAGTTTATCAAGCATGATTGGtaactttcacattttctcttcttaaaGCTGCTGATTACTGAAGCTTTAAATATACAATCTAAGCAGATAGTTTGCTTAATCTTGTAATCTCGTACGTACCTGCTTTCACTTACCAAGCAGTGCAATGTCCACCCAGCTCAGTTCTGTGATAATGTCCCTTCTTTGTGTTGCTGGTGTGAGCCGAGGAAacgtctgtctctgtgtgacagGTGTCTGTGGCAGAGAACAGGTACGGGCGTGAGTAACAAGCCCAGCCTGTCATGGAAGGTGCATGTGGGGTGGAGCCCAATGTGCTTGTATGTCCAtgtatgtgtgcgtgcatgagagaggtTGCTAAGAACTGAATTTTGTTTACACCTTCTCTTCATTGTTCGTGGTAGTCAGCAAGCACATACCTGTCGCACAGGTGGATGAGTATCAATCCTGAGAAGGAGCGAGGCAGAGGTAAGAAAATAAAGAGCACAGCGTGGCGTACTGTAATGAAGCAACTCACAGCAACATTTCCTGTGGGAACGCTGTTCTCATGCTCACTGGGAAGGAAAATGCttcaagcaaacacacacacacatcattaaaaacacacacaatgggACATAACATCTATATATTTAATCAAATCCAGCTGAGCATTGATCAAATTAAATGgaattaactgattttattttttaaatcttaaaaaacacatttaagtttgatgtgtttttgaaaaagaaagaattaaTGAAACTGAAACTGATATATGTGTGACTCCTTGAAGATAGAATTCATTACAAAATAAGAGGTTGGTAAAATACAACTATTACTTATTTCAACTCTAAGTTGTTATAATAGGTAAAATAAAGATATTCTATCATagagaaaatattttctcagTCATCTTTCACTAGATGTGTTCTTATTAGTGGAAGACAACAATATTGTCAAGTTTCCTCAACATATGTAACAGAAAACACTTCCTGAGTTTGAATATCAGCTGACTGATGTCTTTGTGGAATTGCACACATGCTGTACATACATTAACAAATGCTTTTCAAATCAGAAAAGGGTGTGGAGACATTTCACAACATATCATGGTGGGTAGGAGGAACAGGAAATTAGCAAGTCTGAGAGCCACAGTTTCACTAAGTTAAGAAGAAGTGTAAATGCTGAGGCCTATTAAATGCCAGATCCCTCTCCCTCATTCCCCTGAACAAGAAACCAGTCAGACGGCCTTGCCCGGTGGTGCTGACTCTCACTGTGAATCATTAGGGTGCTGCTGGCGCAGAATCAAAAAGGGAATGCAAAGTATCCGAACTTAACCCCAACCTCATTGATACCACACCAAGACATGGAATGTCAAAAATGTGTCACTTACAAATGACAAACCACTATAGCAGCTGATTTATACATTAAACACATACCTTAAAAACTAAGTCCTCCTCATCTGAAAGTTTGtcagtttcatgacaggatcaGGGATGTAGTTCACGATGAAATCTCACAGCCCATCCCATTCTTTCTTTGGATGACAGGCCTTGGATTAGTATCTCAGCAGTTTGCCAAACTTGTACAAACACAACCAGAGATACTCTAGTATCTGATTGAAGGTATAAAGTATGTTTGGAATCAACCTTCCCTCCATCCTGAACTTACAATTGTCCAGAGCGAGGAAATAGACAGGAAACCTCACTGCATCATGGACACTCCCTGTTTGTCCCCTCTGATGGGCACTACTGAGTTATCTGTTAACAGCAACttcaactcacacacacaaaacagtgtCTGTCCTCAGGCTGTTGCCCTGATGTGTCACTAGTGTCAGGAACAATACCTGTGCAATAACCCTGGGAGGCTGCGACACGTACATGTCCGtattacattttctgaatgaTGAAATACACCTTGATTTCACAATGTCACATCTCAACTGTCAAACACAGGCCATGCACACTCTAAATGTTGTTTGTACTTTTATATTGTCATGCAGATATAAAGCAACCTGTTACATTAAAATGATCCATCTACTGATATCACAATACATAAATAAGAATGTTTTAGTGTGAATATATCGGTGCACAGTATAGAGGAATGTAAAGACAAGACAAACTCCTTTTAGGCTGACCCAAATATCTAGCCAATAAAACATATCTTCACTCTATCTGATTAAAATATGTCTTTGTCTTGTTACAGCtatatataaattaaaatatattatattttcattttaacataATACATAATTAGCATGATGCTGCCTTATGCTAAATATATAGAAATTAGCATGTG
This is a stretch of genomic DNA from Labrus bergylta chromosome 9, fLabBer1.1, whole genome shotgun sequence. It encodes these proteins:
- the znf185 gene encoding zinc finger protein 185 isoform X3; this encodes MSKGAGKAEVFRTTKVRTRLRDDGSWLQRRSEPDDEQEEEKPWLAEVRASRVNGAPAETSPVSSPTKPTPPPTNSETQSAPKPGYLIRGVFTKLDKPPTNTPSTNGPSGTKQFTKKPSESYKKIAPYTVKPTLESQESQLSPEEKEKRTEAASNVLKNSAGRQRSYVLSAAKKYETKPEEPDTSSPVNNSLAFVAKRVALTDDDESAATPAPVSSPPPSSVAPVTSVASAPRPKPRPPVDSDVKKAVDAIVNKPVAPKVEKKKAALEPAKEDLYPASVPEKNPFEGMKPGCTKVATPLPVFIPEPKDLKSAVQDETPLVDLTPAAVPLSPTPLSPTPAPAVPLSPIPLSPTPAPAVPLSPTPVSPTPAPAVPLSPTPVSPTPAPAVPLSPTPVSPTPAPAVPLSPTPVSPTPAPAVPLSPTPMSPTPAPAVPLSPTPVSPTPAPAVPLSPTPVSPTPAPAVPLSPTPVSPTPAPAVPLSPTPVSPTPAPAVPLSPTPVSPTPVSPVPFVPIPVSAVREITVNTKPSPKPSSSVDTLSALSDTLISFNTSPSSLKDNEPDLAKEEGGSADTRTAEEGDEEEPTPKISNCIPITDDLLSLTEGSPKESAEPVPPSPGRWSQYLLSGPDSESKPAKSSGTLDLLANDVIIMNTEARSLSMQPEEEKPTDETAKETQSSTETVTVTTKTVISTDKSEEDIADRWSSRVKTTTVTESRSADTFDPYPIGTTSPNSSSDLLQPLEDISINSNALESLADDVIPINTEVKSLSTRRSWTRTWDTSTTERTYTEERDKAKPEGQDEYQNMTVMFERKSKENDSPWDRWTSPTVYTTTYSSDQGDEEEEEESLEDTQTQTITTTTTIREIHGEPEPAMDRYDTYSRTVIEEEQRVQTPEPETKKGFVYLKEYVNSSELSLHNARDTADGGSDYLTSRSANYSYSSPPSGSLSSTCNYCGKLVGNDAKISIEHLNVNCHPACFKCAVCDKPMGDLLFSMFLHDGKVHCESCYSSALD
- the znf185 gene encoding zinc finger protein 185 isoform X5 produces the protein MSKGAGKAEVFRTTKVRTRLRDDGSWLQRRSEPDDEQEEEKPWLAEVRASRVNGAPAETSPVSSPTKPTPPPTNSETQSAPKPGYLIRGVFTKLDKPPTNTPSTNGPSGTKQFTKKPSESYKKIAPYTVKPTLESQESQLSPEEKEKRTEAASNVLKNSAGRQRSYVLSAAKKYETKPEEPDTSSPVNNSLAFVAKRVALTDDDESAATPAPVSSPPPSSVAPVTSVASAPRPKPRPPVDSDVKKAVDAIVNKPVAPKVEKKKAALEPAKEDLYPASVPEKNPFEGMKPGCTKVATPLPVFIPEPKDLKSAVQDETPLVDLTPAAVPLSPTPLSPTPAPAVPLSPIPLSPTPAPAVPLSPTPVSPTPAPAVPLSPTPVSPTPAPAVPLSPTPVSPTPAPAVPLSPTPVSPTPAPAVPLSPTPMSPTPAPAVPLSPTPVSPTPAPAVPLSPTPVSPTPAPAVPLSPTPVSPTPAPAVPLSPTPVSPTPAPAVPLSPTPVSPTPVSPVPFVPIPVSAVREITVNTKPSPKPSSSVDTLSALSDTLISFNTSPSSLKDNEPDLAKEEGGSADTRTAEEGSPKESAEPVPPSPGRWSQYLLSGPDSESKPAKSSGTLDLLANDVIIMNTEARSLSMQPEEEKPTDETAKETQSSTETVTVTTKTVISTDKSEEDIADRWSSRVKTTTVTESRSADTFDPYPIGTTSPNSSSDLLQPLEDISINRVSRTSTENKDPSEDTSNALESLADDVIPINTEVKSLSTRRSWTRTWDTSTTERTYTEERDKAKPEGQDEYQNMTVMFERKSKENDSPWDRWTSPTVYTTTYSSDQGDEEEEEESLEDTQTQTITTTTTIREIHGEPEPAMDRYDTYSRTVIEEEQRVQTPEPETKKGFVYLKEYVNSSELSLHNARDTADGGSDYLTSRSANYSYSSPPSGSLSSTCNYCGKLVGNDAKISIEHLNVNCHPACFKCAVCDKPMGDLLFSMFLHDGKVHCESCYSSALD